One region of Tachysurus vachellii isolate PV-2020 chromosome 11, HZAU_Pvac_v1, whole genome shotgun sequence genomic DNA includes:
- the zgc:92140 gene encoding uncharacterized protein C1orf21 homolog: MGCASAKQVSAVPSDDEGRGKAYSNGDVYSDEYRMKGVEEVKYMRVEEDRVNARNQENLEKSSAQNKTKLHKEVPGANANRPNIHTSESQQEFFRMLDEKIEKGRDYCWDEERARENERKIERTFPSME, translated from the exons atggGCTGCGCCTCGGCTAAGCAGGTATCGGCTGTGCCGAGTGACGACGAGGGCCGGGGAAAGGCCTACAGCAACGGAGACGTCTACTCtg atgAGTACAGGATGAAAGGGGTTGAGGAGGTGAAGTACATGCGTGTAGAGGAAGACCGTGTAAATGCACGTAACCAGGAGAATCTg gaaaaaagttcagcacaaaacaaaacaaagttgCACAAAGAGGTGCCAGGAGCCAACGCCAACAGGcccaa tattcATACGTCAGAGAGTCAGCAGGAGTTCTTCAGAATGCTGGATGAGAAGATTGAGAAG ggaCGAGACTACTGTTGGGATGAAGAACgagcgagagagaatgagagaaaaatagagagaacATTCCCTTCTATGGAGTGA